A region from the Hirundo rustica isolate bHirRus1 chromosome 20, bHirRus1.pri.v3, whole genome shotgun sequence genome encodes:
- the IER5L gene encoding immediate early response gene 5-like protein: protein MLRGRRRMECTLDAQSLISISLRKIHSSRTQRGGIKLHKNLLVSYVLRNARQLYLSERYAELYRRQQHYPDGAPLLAMPACPPPAAAAPPELAALPLPADTQDREARSCGAARGGAELLEVPVCAVPPELQRAPCRDSSPGFYRAAGGAAPGLLYAAGCDFGSGGAPHCSSRTTVLDLDTHVVTTVENGYLHQDCCSQCPCCCQPAPGLASPPPAPGTKRKYYPGQEEEEEGVEEGEPGGGGVAGGPPFAPCTKRARFEEYSAEHPQDSSNISNLISIFGSGFTGLVSRQQADSEQPLNGQLCSKQALASLGAWTRAIVAF from the coding sequence ATGCTGAGGGGCCGGAGGAGGATGGAGTGCACCCTCGATGCGCAGAGTTTGATCAGTATTTCCCTGCGGAAGATCCACAGCTCCCGCACGCAGCGAGGCGGCATCAAGCTCCACAAGAACCTGCTCGTCTCCTATGTGCTCCGCAACGCCCGGCAGCTCTACCTGAGCGAGCGCTACGCCGAGCTCTACCGCCGCCAGCAGCACTACCCCGACGGCGCCCCGCTCCTCGCCATGCCCGCctgcccgccgcccgccgccgccgccccgccggaGCTGGCGGCGCTCCCGCTGCCCGCCGACACGCAGGACCGCGAGGCGCGGAGCTgcggggccgcgcggggcggcgcggagctgctggaggtgccGGTGTGCGCGGTGCCCCCGGAGCTGCAGCGAGCGCCCTGCAGAGACTCGTCCCCGGGCTTCTACCGGGCCgccggcggcgcggccccggggcTGCTCTACGCCGCCGGCTGTGACTtcgggagcggcggggccccgCACTGTAGCAGCCGCACCACGGTGCTGGATTTGGACACTCACGTCGTGACCACGGTGGAGAACGGGTACTTGCACCAGGACTGCTGCTCGCagtgcccctgctgctgccagccggCACCGGGGCTCGcctccccgccgcccgcgcccggcACCAAGCGCAAGTATTAcccggggcaggaggaggaagaggagggggtGGAGGAAGGGGAGCCGGGGGGAGGCGGGGTGGCGGGCGGCCCCCCCTTCGCCCCGTGCACCAAACGCGCCCGCTTCGAGGAGTACAGCGCCGAGCACCCCCAGGACTCTTCCAACATCTCCAACTTGATCTCCATCTTCGGCTCCGGTTTCACGGGGCTGGTGAGCCGGCAGCAGGCGGACTCGGAGCAGCCCCTCAACGGGCAGCTGTGCAGCAAGCAGGCGCTGGCGAGCCTGGGAGCCTGGACTCGGGCCATCGTCGCGTTTTAG